The proteins below are encoded in one region of Clostridium estertheticum:
- a CDS encoding ABC transporter substrate-binding protein, whose amino-acid sequence MNIKKIFPLLLATTLVAGSFAGCSNKASGSKESSTNKAANEVTVFTYKVRDENSQFGTLFKNFTEKTGIKVKLQTIQGDMSDYEKKIDISLMSGDTTDVFFTTNQISQAKYALNGSILPLDDVAEQNKYDLVKNYGKYLYKVNGKNYGIPSSPTYWSVFYNKKIFDDAGVPYPSGYWTWDQYISTAKKLTNPAKKIYGSFMNDFDANFYMIATQKGISGYKKDGTSNFDDPAFADSLKFYGDLGSNLKVQPSYLEYESKKLPAESFVNGNYGMCFTGTWLFANLTDTTKYPRDWKWGITQVPVPDANSKNNVGAVGYTVINKNSKNKEAAFKLATYIGENQYKITNELPALQDFSKDNYLKLFSDIASKSGNSVTSKELYDALINNGLGFKAEKITGSIPSQYKAIIKKEVPLYLSGQKSAKDITAEIKKQADVEIKSAQK is encoded by the coding sequence ATGAACATTAAAAAAATTTTTCCTTTATTGTTGGCAACTACACTAGTTGCGGGTAGTTTCGCAGGATGCTCTAACAAAGCTTCAGGAAGCAAAGAATCATCAACGAACAAGGCAGCGAATGAGGTAACGGTATTTACGTATAAAGTACGTGATGAGAACTCGCAGTTCGGAACTCTTTTTAAAAATTTTACTGAGAAGACTGGAATAAAAGTTAAACTTCAAACTATACAAGGAGATATGTCTGATTATGAAAAGAAAATCGATATATCTCTTATGTCTGGTGATACTACGGATGTCTTTTTTACTACAAACCAAATTTCACAAGCTAAATATGCTCTTAATGGATCTATATTACCACTAGATGATGTTGCAGAACAAAATAAATATGATTTAGTTAAAAACTATGGAAAGTACCTTTACAAGGTTAATGGAAAAAATTATGGAATACCAAGTTCTCCAACCTACTGGTCAGTATTTTACAATAAAAAGATTTTTGATGATGCAGGCGTACCTTATCCAAGTGGATATTGGACATGGGACCAATATATATCAACTGCGAAAAAGCTTACTAATCCTGCGAAGAAGATATATGGCTCATTTATGAATGATTTCGATGCTAACTTTTATATGATAGCAACCCAAAAAGGGATAAGTGGATATAAGAAGGATGGTACTTCAAATTTTGATGATCCTGCATTTGCAGATTCATTGAAGTTTTATGGAGACTTAGGAAGTAATTTAAAGGTTCAGCCAAGTTATTTGGAGTATGAATCAAAAAAGCTTCCAGCAGAGAGCTTTGTTAATGGCAATTATGGTATGTGTTTTACGGGTACGTGGTTATTTGCAAATTTGACTGATACAACTAAGTATCCAAGGGATTGGAAATGGGGTATAACTCAAGTTCCAGTTCCAGATGCAAACTCAAAGAATAATGTTGGTGCGGTAGGCTATACGGTTATAAACAAAAATTCTAAAAATAAGGAAGCTGCCTTCAAATTAGCTACTTATATAGGTGAAAATCAGTATAAAATAACTAATGAACTTCCAGCACTTCAAGACTTTTCAAAAGACAATTATTTAAAATTGTTCAGTGATATAGCAAGCAAATCTGGTAACAGCGTAACATCTAAAGAGTTATACGACGCGTTAATTAATAATGGCCTCGGCTTTAAAGCTGAAAAGATTACTGGATCTATTCCTTCACAATATAAGGCAATAATTAAGAAGGAAGTACCCCTATATTTAAGTGGTCAAAAATCTGCAAAAGATATAACTGCAGAGATTAAGAAACAAGCTGATGTTGAAATTAAGAGTGCACAGAAATAG
- a CDS encoding response regulator, whose translation MNNPYKIMIVDDEFFICDGLMSFHWKDLGFNAVSCAYNGEEALELLNKELVDVIITDIKMPFMDGIELMKRVHSQFQNIKIVLLTGYKEFDYAKAAIKSGVSEYLLKPVNINELTSIFKHLKKELDKESKIPKMLKTYEKQINESLPLAAEKFLKDIVEEKVYDLDEINEKINLLELNLNYKSYSCAIFQSQYISDLWQNENKRIRNSSIFQNISQYLKINNLGYFFINHNFEIVIFFNFNVPEHIKCEREYLKEKLEALKALIYNSLSEIPDGAIWVGVGNIYKNILSTANSYKEATRCLKRRYFDTKTTIFCCWLYNISSSLVAEYPYEIENLLIDSIIEGNSNDSLTHFKELWGNFSHDLKCLAPESIQDYTIQLLNMIDRRLNKHGTSVRECVQVPPPFTCFVSGIKSFAVLEVSMENVISKICEVTRKINNNVHSSSYLSIQTAKKYIESNYTKKITLNQVADMVFLSPSYFSIRFKKETGLNFVDYLKELRINKAKELLKRFDLKIYEIGNLVGYGDATYFANTFKNCTGMTPLKYRRKLT comes from the coding sequence TTGAATAATCCTTATAAGATCATGATTGTTGATGATGAATTTTTTATTTGCGATGGTCTTATGTCCTTTCATTGGAAAGATCTTGGCTTCAATGCAGTAAGCTGTGCTTACAATGGAGAAGAAGCTTTGGAACTGTTAAATAAGGAATTAGTTGATGTAATTATAACTGATATAAAAATGCCTTTTATGGATGGTATTGAGCTTATGAAAAGAGTCCATTCTCAATTTCAGAATATAAAGATTGTATTACTAACAGGCTATAAAGAATTTGACTATGCAAAAGCCGCTATAAAGTCAGGGGTTAGTGAATATTTACTTAAACCAGTAAACATAAATGAATTAACTTCAATTTTCAAACATTTAAAAAAGGAACTAGATAAAGAAAGTAAAATACCAAAAATGTTAAAAACTTATGAAAAACAAATTAATGAAAGTCTGCCTTTAGCAGCAGAGAAATTCTTAAAAGACATAGTAGAAGAAAAGGTTTACGATTTAGATGAGATAAATGAGAAAATAAATCTGTTAGAGCTGAATTTAAATTATAAATCTTATAGTTGCGCTATTTTTCAGTCACAGTATATTTCAGATCTCTGGCAAAATGAGAATAAGCGTATAAGAAATTCATCTATATTCCAAAACATAAGTCAATATCTTAAAATTAATAACCTGGGTTATTTTTTCATTAACCATAATTTCGAAATAGTTATATTCTTTAATTTCAATGTTCCAGAACACATAAAATGTGAACGTGAATATCTAAAGGAAAAGCTTGAAGCTTTGAAGGCTTTAATATATAACTCCTTAAGCGAGATTCCAGATGGAGCAATATGGGTTGGTGTAGGCAACATTTATAAGAATATTCTTTCGACTGCTAACTCATATAAAGAAGCTACACGGTGTTTAAAAAGAAGATACTTTGATACAAAAACAACTATTTTCTGCTGTTGGTTATATAATATTTCATCAAGTTTAGTTGCTGAATACCCCTACGAAATAGAGAATCTTCTTATTGATTCCATCATTGAAGGTAATAGTAATGATAGTCTGACTCACTTTAAAGAGTTATGGGGAAACTTCTCGCATGATTTGAAATGTTTGGCTCCTGAGTCTATCCAGGATTATACAATACAGCTACTAAATATGATTGACAGAAGACTGAACAAACATGGCACTTCGGTAAGAGAATGTGTACAAGTCCCACCTCCATTTACCTGTTTTGTTTCAGGCATTAAATCTTTTGCGGTTTTGGAAGTGTCTATGGAAAATGTTATTTCCAAAATATGCGAAGTCACAAGAAAGATAAACAATAACGTTCATTCATCTTCATACTTATCAATTCAAACAGCAAAAAAATATATTGAGAGTAATTACACAAAAAAAATCACTTTAAATCAGGTAGCCGATATGGTATTCCTAAGCCCAAGCTATTTCAGTATTCGGTTTAAGAAAGAAACCGGCTTAAACTTTGTAGATTATCTAAAAGAATTGAGGATTAATAAAGCAAAAGAGCTACTAAAACGTTTTGATTTAAAAATCTATGAAATAGGTAACCTGGTTGGCTATGGGGATGCCACCTACTTTGCCAATACCTTTAAAAATTGTACAGGAATGACGCCTCTTAAATATAGGCGTAAATTAACTTAA
- a CDS encoding cache domain-containing sensor histidine kinase, with translation MKLLHVLFEKIKCYCISLYSNRSIRKKLFLSSVLLMVTVVITFSVLSYRVVTNIFVKRQVDYYESSLKLSTEYFNNNFIDIDDGIKKLHNSTIINKYLSNHVDNTDFAKINSSLSGINDELNTVFLSQNYIDKIILLGSNDMSYIFGMDKQGSYLGDDFSFKNFSGNNHPLSDDKNEGIPFYYKYNKKNLNSSITEDNISNTIKNNITYVRKLRNANNNVIGMIIITFKPAVITDLFSDFGEGSNLYLLDPDSTEILSDNVEDVDIKYHTFKQTQDIFYTFEKKTGSQSLLTYYTLSLSNLQIVIKTPISQVYPDFSRIRTYLIFYGISCIITVIILSYFLSRKLSIPLINLANTITKDMPSNPCDLKSEHLFPLQNYGLRTKLIAYFSMTVILPIILFSSLLIYNYYILYYDKVTGLTVNTVAKVRKYIDYNFNNYNYITSQFVYDDTFQHSWPESETDRVSKSGSSTIRNMFSDIKRSRSEFFSVNLYNVKGDNIYSDINLDTFPVSDVMKNTIGELKFLGVQKNYYKKSVLVFARKIRGLQYINRPTIGYAVFFVEQSYLDSIYQILGSDIAKDIILMDSSSNIITQNNMGPIASLLHSDSYISKTARGLEYFTLTYASKSYVIIQNSSDSFMYKVACVIPLNEITSMILPLLWYVLYILLAYSVVIVLITSFFSSSIVKPLKKLLSLMKKGDLEELMSYKRKDEIAILSQQFNKLILENYQSKLRESQQLYLEKEIALTSLQQQINPHFLYNTLEIIKWMAYKKGAEDICNMVTALGNFFRGSVSTGNELITFAEEIEHLKSYIYIHEIRCGGRSEILLDIEEEMKVCKTVKLILQPLVENSIKHGIDSIRHKGIITLHGYIMNGRVNIEISDNGVGMSKEKLKSLMDNLEHDTFDSKKNGIGLSNVYRRIMLCFKDQAVFSIDSRENIGTCIKISFPAVK, from the coding sequence ATGAAATTACTGCATGTATTATTTGAAAAAATAAAGTGTTACTGCATTAGTCTATATTCAAATAGGAGCATAAGAAAAAAGCTGTTTCTTTCTTCAGTGCTACTTATGGTTACAGTTGTTATTACCTTTTCAGTACTTTCCTATAGAGTAGTAACAAATATTTTTGTAAAAAGGCAGGTAGACTATTATGAAAGTTCCTTGAAACTTTCCACCGAATACTTTAATAATAATTTCATTGATATAGACGATGGTATAAAAAAACTACACAATAGCACGATTATTAATAAATATCTCTCTAATCATGTTGACAATACTGATTTTGCTAAAATTAACAGTTCATTATCAGGTATTAATGATGAACTTAATACAGTGTTTTTATCTCAGAACTATATTGATAAAATCATACTTCTTGGCTCCAATGATATGTCTTATATATTCGGAATGGATAAACAAGGGTCATACTTAGGTGATGACTTTAGCTTCAAGAATTTTTCCGGAAACAATCATCCCCTCAGCGATGATAAAAATGAAGGAATACCCTTTTATTACAAATATAATAAGAAAAATTTAAATTCTAGCATCACAGAAGATAATATTAGTAATACAATCAAAAATAATATTACTTATGTTCGCAAACTCAGAAATGCTAATAATAATGTTATAGGTATGATAATCATAACATTTAAACCCGCGGTTATAACTGATTTGTTTTCAGATTTCGGGGAAGGATCAAATCTCTATTTGCTTGACCCAGACAGCACTGAGATACTGTCAGACAACGTAGAGGATGTAGACATAAAATATCACACTTTTAAGCAAACACAAGATATATTTTATACTTTCGAGAAAAAAACCGGATCACAAAGCCTCTTAACCTACTACACTTTATCCTTAAGTAATCTTCAAATAGTAATTAAAACACCTATCTCTCAGGTGTATCCTGATTTCTCTAGGATAAGGACTTATTTAATATTCTACGGTATTTCATGTATAATTACAGTCATTATACTCTCCTATTTTTTATCAAGAAAGCTATCCATACCGCTAATTAATCTAGCTAATACAATTACCAAGGATATGCCTAGCAATCCTTGCGACCTTAAGTCTGAACATTTATTTCCTCTCCAGAATTATGGGCTACGTACAAAACTCATTGCCTATTTTTCAATGACTGTAATACTTCCAATCATACTTTTTAGTTCTTTACTTATTTATAATTATTACATACTTTACTATGATAAAGTTACAGGACTAACAGTGAATACTGTTGCTAAGGTAAGAAAATATATTGATTATAATTTCAATAATTATAACTATATAACAAGCCAATTTGTTTATGATGATACATTTCAACATTCCTGGCCTGAATCTGAAACTGATAGAGTATCAAAGAGCGGTTCATCAACTATTAGAAACATGTTTTCAGATATTAAAAGATCCAGAAGCGAGTTTTTCTCAGTAAACTTATATAATGTTAAAGGTGACAATATATATTCAGATATTAACCTAGATACCTTTCCTGTATCCGATGTTATGAAAAATACAATTGGGGAACTTAAATTTCTAGGAGTCCAAAAAAATTATTACAAAAAATCTGTATTGGTATTTGCAAGAAAAATCAGGGGCCTTCAATACATTAATAGGCCTACTATAGGCTATGCGGTATTCTTTGTTGAGCAGAGTTATCTAGACAGTATCTATCAAATTCTTGGCTCCGATATTGCAAAGGATATCATTCTTATGGATAGCTCCTCAAATATTATTACCCAAAACAATATGGGGCCTATCGCTTCCTTGCTCCATTCTGACAGTTATATTTCTAAAACAGCTAGAGGTTTAGAATACTTTACACTTACTTATGCATCCAAGTCATATGTAATAATTCAAAATAGCTCTGATAGTTTTATGTACAAAGTTGCTTGTGTAATTCCTTTAAATGAAATAACGTCCATGATACTTCCACTGCTTTGGTATGTACTTTATATTTTACTTGCTTATTCCGTTGTTATTGTGCTAATTACTTCATTTTTCTCTTCAAGTATAGTTAAGCCTTTAAAAAAATTACTTTCATTAATGAAAAAAGGTGACTTAGAAGAATTAATGAGTTATAAAAGGAAGGACGAAATTGCAATTTTATCTCAGCAGTTTAATAAATTAATCCTAGAAAATTATCAATCAAAGCTGCGAGAGAGCCAACAGCTTTATTTAGAAAAAGAAATAGCACTTACCTCTCTTCAGCAGCAGATTAATCCTCATTTTCTTTACAATACATTAGAAATTATTAAATGGATGGCTTACAAAAAGGGCGCTGAGGATATTTGTAACATGGTAACCGCACTTGGAAATTTCTTTAGAGGAAGTGTCTCTACTGGAAATGAGCTTATCACTTTTGCAGAAGAAATTGAGCATCTGAAAAGCTATATATATATTCATGAAATACGTTGTGGTGGCCGTTCTGAAATCCTACTCGACATAGAAGAAGAAATGAAAGTCTGCAAAACAGTAAAGCTCATTCTTCAACCACTTGTAGAAAACTCAATAAAACATGGTATAGATAGTATCCGTCATAAAGGTATTATAACCCTTCATGGCTATATTATGAATGGAAGAGTAAATATAGAGATTTCTGACAATGGTGTTGGCATGTCTAAGGAGAAGTTAAAGTCACTTATGGATAATCTTGAACATGACACTTTCGATAGCAAGAAAAATGGCATTGGATTATCAAATGTGTACAGAAGAATTATGCTTTGCTTTAAGGACCAGGCCGTCTTCTCAATTGACAGCCGTGAGAATATAGGGACTTGCATTAAAATATCATTCCCGGCAGTAAAATAG
- a CDS encoding nucleoside recognition domain-containing protein, whose product MKVFLYNKNNFFNDVFWAGLKDGFKASLSIIKIMIPISLIITLLKYFGFVNLLGEIVSPLFGFLGLRGESILVLISGYFINCYSAIAVMATLPLSIKEITILSTMILLCHTLPVELAVQKKAGGSFFLIMFIRVFSSLFIGVVLNHIIPNDVNYINIKLHSVAVDNPISFSKIIIGWLIENLIIIKIIIINVCVTIFYKILERYNIIGKVSRTFKYLMFIFGLPEETAFLWIVTNIIGLIYGASMLIDAKNKRSIDDLSLRKLNVSIATCHSLVQETANFLTIGASMIYLIIPRVIISIISVWIYNLFLFLKSSKVQRLKGSISNLLF is encoded by the coding sequence ATGAAAGTATTTCTATACAATAAAAACAACTTTTTTAATGATGTATTTTGGGCTGGTTTAAAAGATGGATTCAAAGCAAGCCTGAGTATTATAAAAATAATGATTCCTATTTCACTAATAATAACATTATTAAAATATTTTGGATTTGTAAATTTATTGGGTGAAATTGTGTCGCCATTGTTCGGGTTTCTAGGTTTGAGAGGCGAGTCTATACTAGTATTGATATCTGGATATTTTATAAATTGTTACTCAGCTATAGCTGTTATGGCAACCCTTCCCTTATCAATCAAAGAAATAACTATTTTGTCGACAATGATATTGTTGTGCCATACTTTACCTGTAGAGTTAGCTGTTCAAAAAAAAGCAGGAGGTTCTTTTTTCTTAATTATGTTTATAAGAGTTTTTTCGAGTTTGTTTATTGGAGTTGTTTTAAATCATATCATTCCTAATGATGTTAATTATATAAATATTAAATTACACTCAGTTGCGGTTGATAATCCAATTTCTTTTTCGAAAATAATAATTGGATGGTTAATTGAAAATTTAATTATTATAAAGATAATTATTATAAATGTATGTGTAACAATTTTTTACAAAATATTAGAAAGGTATAATATTATAGGGAAAGTAAGTAGAACGTTCAAATACCTGATGTTTATTTTTGGTTTACCAGAAGAAACGGCGTTTTTATGGATAGTTACAAATATTATTGGATTGATATATGGAGCAAGCATGCTGATTGATGCAAAAAACAAAAGAAGTATTGACGATTTAAGCCTAAGAAAATTAAATGTATCAATAGCTACATGCCATTCACTTGTACAGGAAACGGCTAACTTTCTTACTATTGGCGCTTCTATGATATACTTGATTATTCCACGAGTGATTATTTCTATAATATCAGTTTGGATATATAATCTATTTTTATTTCTCAAAAGTTCAAAGGTCCAAAGACTCAAAGGTTCAATTAGTAATCTTCTCTTTTAG
- a CDS encoding class I SAM-dependent methyltransferase has product MKLEEMSIFFNNRADGYEEHMMNNVDGADKYYIETAKLIPETNGLKVLDLGCGTGLELDEIFKKNPTVMVTGVDLAKDMIEKIKLKHSDKLNQLNLIVDSYFSYDMGEFVFDVALSVETLHHFNHEEKTKLYKKIFKSLKPNGFYVETDYTAPNQDYEDFHFNENKRIRSELGITDGFYHYDTPCTVKNQMQMLYNVGFKSVEKIWQHENTAILLATK; this is encoded by the coding sequence ATAAAATTAGAGGAAATGAGTATTTTTTTTAATAATCGTGCTGATGGATATGAAGAACATATGATGAATAATGTAGATGGAGCGGATAAATATTATATTGAAACTGCAAAATTAATACCAGAAACTAATGGCTTAAAAGTACTTGATTTGGGGTGCGGAACTGGTTTAGAATTAGATGAAATTTTTAAAAAAAATCCAACAGTTATGGTTACAGGAGTCGATTTAGCTAAAGATATGATAGAAAAAATAAAACTAAAACACAGTGATAAATTAAATCAACTTAATCTTATTGTTGATAGTTATTTCAGTTATGATATGGGCGAATTTGTATTTGATGTTGCTTTATCTGTAGAAACACTTCATCATTTCAATCACGAAGAAAAGACTAAATTATATAAGAAGATTTTCAAAAGTTTGAAACCAAATGGTTTTTATGTTGAAACTGATTATACAGCTCCAAACCAGGACTATGAAGATTTTCATTTTAATGAGAATAAGAGAATTCGCTCTGAATTAGGAATAACTGATGGCTTCTATCACTATGATACGCCGTGTACTGTGAAAAACCAGATGCAAATGCTTTATAATGTTGGTTTTAAATCAGTAGAAAAAATCTGGCAACATGAAAATACGGCTATTTTATTGGCAACAAAATAA
- a CDS encoding CD3324 family protein — translation MSYIKATDILPQRLLEVIQTYLDGEYLYIPRKESNKKNWGESTKIREEIILRNANIYKEYKSDACIKLLALKYYLSEKSIQRIILEMKKKC, via the coding sequence ATGAGTTATATTAAAGCAACTGATATATTACCACAAAGACTTTTAGAAGTAATTCAAACCTATTTAGATGGTGAATATTTATATATTCCTAGAAAAGAAAGTAATAAAAAGAATTGGGGAGAAAGCACGAAAATCAGAGAAGAAATTATACTTAGAAATGCAAATATTTATAAAGAATATAAAAGTGATGCGTGTATAAAACTTCTTGCTTTGAAATACTATTTATCAGAAAAAAGTATACAAAGAATTATTTTAGAAATGAAAAAGAAATGTTAG